In the genome of Nitrospiria bacterium, the window GCAGGAGCCGCGCAAAGAAAACCCCTCCGGCTTCATATCGCGCCAGCCAGCGCTCGGCGCGGAGCAGTTTCGATTCGGGAATGAAAACATAGTTCCCGTAACGGACGACGAGCGGCCGGCCGATCCATCGGGACACCCAGTACATGACGGCCGCGCCGAGATAGCTTCCGATTGTTCCGGCCAGGATCACGCCCCAAAAATTGTAGCGACCCTGCGCCGCCCAATAGGCCGCGGGAGGTATCACCACCTCGCTCGGCAGAGGGAGGACGGAGCTTTCCATCGCCATCAATAAGATGATCCCCGGGTAACCCCAGTCCCGAACCAGGTTGAACCATAACACGATCCATGCGTGCATTTCCGGACCCCGTTTGCTCGATCATCAAGACATGGGCATTAAATG includes:
- a CDS encoding DedA family protein gives rise to the protein MHAWIVLWFNLVRDWGYPGIILLMAMESSVLPLPSEVVIPPAAYWAAQGRYNFWGVILAGTIGSYLGAAVMYWVSRWIGRPLVVRYGNYVFIPESKLLRAERWLARYEAGGVFFARLLPVVRHLIGIPAGIVRMEFKTYSLMTITGSAVWCSVLAWFGSEVIGDRPELLNDPQQMIRVLTDRFHWFVALILILTVLYIVVMRLTARPEGARENLK